In Bradyrhizobium sp. 1(2017), one DNA window encodes the following:
- a CDS encoding peroxidase-related enzyme (This protein belongs to a clade of uncharacterized proteins related to peroxidases such as the alkylhydroperoxidase AhpD.): MTETRAVSRFPVPELGDMPDDIRSRILAVQEKSGFIPNVFLVLAHRPDEFRAFFAYHDALMDKPGNLTKAEREMIVVATSNLNQCQYCVVAHGAILRIRAKDPLIADQVAINYRKADITDRQKAMLDFAVRVSTEAHKASESDFAALKDHGFTEEDIWDIAAISAFFGMSNRLANVTSMRPNAEFYSMGRG, from the coding sequence ATGACCGAAACACGCGCCGTCAGCCGCTTCCCTGTCCCCGAGCTCGGCGACATGCCCGACGACATCCGCAGTCGCATCCTGGCCGTGCAGGAGAAGTCCGGCTTCATTCCGAATGTCTTTCTCGTGCTCGCCCACCGGCCAGACGAGTTTCGCGCCTTCTTTGCCTATCACGACGCGCTGATGGACAAGCCCGGCAATCTGACCAAGGCCGAGCGCGAGATGATCGTCGTTGCGACCAGCAACCTCAACCAGTGCCAATACTGCGTGGTCGCGCATGGTGCGATTCTGCGCATCCGAGCCAAGGACCCATTGATTGCCGATCAGGTCGCCATCAACTACCGCAAGGCCGACATCACCGATCGGCAGAAGGCGATGCTGGATTTCGCCGTTCGCGTCTCGACCGAGGCGCACAAGGCGTCCGAAAGCGATTTCGCGGCGCTGAAGGACCATGGATTCACCGAGGAGGACATCTGGGACATCGCCGCGATCTCGGCCTTTTTCGGCATGTCGAACCGGCTCGCGAACGTGACGAGCATGCGGCCGAATGCCGAGTTCTATTCCATGGGCCGCGGCTGA
- the fdh3B gene encoding formate dehydrogenase FDH3 subunit beta → MARMKFLCDADRCIECNACVTACKNEHEVPWGINRRRVVTINDGKPGERSISMACMHCTDAPCAAVCPVNCFYTTADAVVLHSKDLCIGCGYCFYACPFGAPQYPKVGNFGSRGKMDKCTYCAGGPEADGSKEEYEKYGANRLAEGKLPLCAEMCSTKSLLAGDGEIIAQIYKERVTKRGYGSGAWGWKTAYRESIES, encoded by the coding sequence ATGGCTCGGATGAAATTTCTCTGCGACGCTGATCGCTGCATCGAGTGCAACGCCTGCGTCACCGCCTGCAAGAACGAGCACGAGGTGCCCTGGGGCATCAACCGGCGCCGCGTCGTCACCATCAATGACGGCAAGCCGGGCGAGCGCTCGATCTCGATGGCCTGCATGCACTGCACCGACGCGCCGTGCGCGGCGGTGTGCCCGGTGAACTGCTTCTACACCACCGCCGATGCCGTGGTGCTGCACTCCAAGGATCTCTGCATCGGTTGCGGCTATTGCTTCTACGCCTGTCCGTTCGGTGCGCCGCAATATCCGAAGGTCGGGAATTTCGGCTCGCGCGGCAAGATGGACAAATGCACCTATTGCGCCGGCGGACCGGAGGCTGACGGCAGCAAGGAGGAATACGAGAAATACGGCGCGAACCGGCTGGCCGAAGGCAAGCTGCCGCTGTGTGCCGAGATGTGCTCGACCAAGTCGTTGCTTGCCGGCGACGGCGAGATCATTGCCCAGATCTACAAGGAGCGCGTCACGAAGCGCGGCTACGGCTCGGGTGCATGGGGCTGGAAGACCGCCTATCGCGAGTCGATCGAGTCCTGA
- a CDS encoding 3-methyl-2-oxobutanoate dehydrogenase (2-methylpropanoyl-transferring) subunit alpha, producing the protein MNSLMPLRFHVPEPASRPGGKPDFSGVAIPKAGSTRRPPVDVAPEEIRDLAYSIIRVLNHEGQAIGPWVPDLTQDELIAGLRHMMTLRTFDARMQMAQRQGKTSFYMQHTGEEAVSCAFRIALGPDDMNFPTYRQAGLLIAHDYPLVDMMCQIYSNANDPMKGRQLPVFYSSRKHGFFSISGNLATQFVQAVGWAMASAIKGDSRIAAAWIGDGSTAESDFHAALVFASTYKAPVVLNVVNNQWAISTFQGIARGGSGTFAARGLGFGIPALRVDGNDYLATYAVAKWAIERARLNLGPTLIEYVTYRAGAHSTSDDPSAYRPKHESEEWPLGDPVIRLKQHLIAAGAWSEERHKQTEAEILATVIAAQKEAESFGTLHSGSKPSSRDIFEDVYSELPPHLRRQRQQIGV; encoded by the coding sequence ATGAACAGCCTCATGCCACTTCGCTTTCACGTTCCGGAGCCTGCAAGCCGGCCCGGAGGCAAGCCGGATTTCTCAGGCGTCGCGATCCCGAAGGCAGGCTCGACCCGACGCCCGCCGGTCGACGTCGCGCCGGAGGAGATCCGCGATCTCGCCTACTCGATCATCCGCGTGCTCAACCACGAGGGGCAGGCGATCGGGCCGTGGGTGCCGGACCTCACCCAGGACGAGCTGATCGCCGGGCTGCGTCACATGATGACGCTACGCACGTTCGATGCGCGCATGCAGATGGCGCAGCGCCAGGGCAAGACGTCCTTCTACATGCAGCACACCGGCGAGGAGGCCGTGAGCTGCGCCTTCCGCATCGCGCTCGGTCCCGACGACATGAACTTCCCGACCTACCGCCAGGCCGGCCTTTTGATCGCGCACGACTATCCGCTCGTCGACATGATGTGTCAGATCTATTCTAATGCGAACGATCCGATGAAGGGACGCCAGCTTCCGGTGTTCTATTCATCCCGGAAGCACGGCTTCTTCTCGATCTCGGGCAATCTCGCCACCCAGTTCGTGCAGGCGGTCGGCTGGGCCATGGCCTCGGCGATCAAGGGCGACAGCCGCATCGCGGCGGCCTGGATCGGCGACGGCTCGACCGCGGAGTCCGATTTCCATGCCGCCCTCGTGTTCGCCTCGACCTACAAGGCGCCCGTCGTCCTGAACGTCGTCAACAATCAATGGGCGATCTCGACCTTCCAGGGCATCGCGCGTGGCGGCTCCGGCACTTTCGCTGCGCGCGGCCTTGGCTTCGGCATCCCCGCGCTCAGGGTCGACGGCAACGACTACCTCGCGACCTATGCCGTCGCAAAATGGGCGATCGAGCGGGCGCGGCTGAACCTCGGCCCCACCCTCATCGAATACGTCACCTACCGCGCCGGCGCGCACTCGACCTCGGATGATCCCTCCGCCTACCGCCCGAAGCACGAGTCCGAGGAGTGGCCGCTTGGCGATCCCGTCATCCGGCTCAAGCAGCATCTCATCGCGGCCGGGGCCTGGTCCGAGGAGCGCCACAAGCAGACCGAGGCCGAGATTCTCGCCACGGTCATCGCCGCGCAGAAGGAGGCCGAAAGCTTCGGCACATTGCACTCGGGCAGCAAGCCCTCGTCACGCGACATCTTCGAGGACGTCTATTCCGAGTTGCCGCCGCATCTGCGGCGCCAACGCCAGCAGATCGGAGTCTGA
- a CDS encoding Lrp/AsnC family transcriptional regulator encodes MASKRSPVEELDQLDRRILSALSENGRLTTSALAEQVGLSTSPCWTRVKRLEETGAIEKYVAVLNHGNLGYNNVAFVEITLDKHDDKALERFGGALSRIPEVMEAYLVTGDYDYLIKVVVRDTDHYERFLRQALYRIPGIRQSRTTFGLRTLKRQISIDPAKASLP; translated from the coding sequence ATGGCCTCCAAGCGCAGCCCCGTCGAGGAACTCGACCAACTGGATCGCCGGATCCTCTCGGCGCTGAGCGAGAACGGTCGATTGACGACGAGCGCGCTGGCAGAACAGGTCGGGCTCTCGACTTCGCCATGCTGGACCAGGGTGAAACGCCTGGAGGAAACCGGCGCGATCGAGAAGTACGTCGCGGTGCTCAATCACGGCAATCTCGGCTACAACAACGTCGCGTTCGTCGAGATCACGCTGGACAAGCACGACGACAAGGCGCTCGAGCGCTTCGGCGGCGCTCTTTCGCGAATACCGGAGGTGATGGAGGCCTATCTGGTGACCGGCGATTACGACTATCTGATCAAGGTCGTCGTGCGGGACACTGATCACTACGAGCGCTTCCTGCGCCAAGCGCTGTACCGGATACCGGGCATCCGGCAGTCCCGGACCACATTCGGCTTGCGGACGCTGAAGCGCCAGATCTCCATCGATCCTGCCAAGGCCAGTCTGCCGTGA
- the zigA gene encoding zinc metallochaperone GTPase ZigA: MHKLPVTVLSGFLGAGKTTLLNHVLNNRHGLKVAVIVNDMSEVNIDADLVRDGGANLSRTDEKLVEMTNGCICCTLRDDLLKEVRALSEHGRFDYLLIESTGISEPLPVAATFDFRSEDGTSLSDVARLDTMVTVVDAVNLLKDYSSTDFLEQRGEALDNDKRTLVDLLVEQIEFADVIVLNKVDDASPEQREAARKIIRALNPEADLIEANHSRVAFDRILDTGRFDFEKAQAHPLWYKELYGFADHVPETEEYGVRNFVYRARRPFDPAKFDQFIKEPWPGVIRAKGHFWLATRPQWLGEISQAGSIIRTEALGFWWASVPAERWPDDPFWRKKLRQNWSSIYGDRRQEIVFIGAGMDESSIRARLDACLVTGKPAMNVAEWAKLADPFPTWRRAHEAA; encoded by the coding sequence ATGCACAAACTCCCCGTCACCGTCTTGTCCGGCTTCCTCGGGGCTGGAAAGACCACTTTGCTGAACCACGTCCTGAACAATCGGCACGGCCTGAAAGTCGCGGTGATCGTCAACGACATGAGCGAGGTGAACATCGATGCGGATCTGGTTCGCGATGGCGGTGCGAATCTGTCCCGGACCGATGAGAAGCTCGTCGAGATGACCAACGGCTGCATCTGCTGCACGCTGCGGGACGATCTGTTGAAGGAGGTCCGTGCGCTCTCCGAACACGGGCGCTTCGATTACCTGCTGATCGAATCGACGGGGATCTCCGAGCCGCTGCCGGTCGCGGCGACCTTCGATTTTCGCTCCGAAGACGGCACAAGCCTTTCCGACGTGGCGCGTCTCGACACCATGGTGACCGTGGTCGACGCCGTGAACCTGCTCAAGGACTATTCGTCGACGGATTTCCTGGAGCAGCGTGGCGAAGCCCTCGACAACGACAAGCGCACGCTGGTCGATCTCCTCGTCGAGCAGATCGAATTTGCCGATGTGATCGTCCTGAACAAGGTCGATGACGCCTCGCCCGAGCAGCGCGAGGCCGCACGCAAGATCATCCGCGCCCTCAATCCCGAAGCGGACTTGATCGAAGCCAATCACAGCCGGGTCGCATTCGACCGAATTCTCGACACCGGCCGATTCGACTTCGAAAAGGCGCAGGCGCATCCACTCTGGTACAAGGAGCTCTACGGCTTTGCCGATCACGTGCCGGAAACGGAAGAGTACGGCGTGAGGAACTTCGTCTACCGCGCGCGCCGGCCGTTCGACCCCGCCAAGTTCGACCAATTCATCAAGGAGCCCTGGCCCGGCGTCATTCGCGCCAAGGGGCACTTCTGGCTTGCGACCCGGCCGCAATGGCTGGGTGAAATCAGCCAGGCCGGTTCGATCATTCGCACCGAAGCCCTTGGATTCTGGTGGGCCAGCGTGCCGGCCGAACGATGGCCGGACGATCCCTTCTGGCGGAAGAAACTCCGGCAAAACTGGAGCAGCATCTATGGCGATCGCCGTCAAGAAATCGTGTTCATCGGCGCGGGCATGGACGAAAGCTCGATCCGGGCCCGCCTGGACGCGTGTCTCGTCACGGGAAAGCCTGCCATGAACGTTGCGGAATGGGCAAAGCTTGCAGACCCGTTTCCGACATGGCGACGCGCGCACGAAGCAGCCTGA
- the lpdA gene encoding dihydrolipoyl dehydrogenase, with amino-acid sequence MTEITCQLVVIGAGPGGYVCAIRAGQLGLDTVLVERGKLGGSCLNVGCIPSKAMIHVAEEFEKLVHAASGKTPFGLTAAQPALDLKQAVAWKDGIVQRLNNGVAALLRKARVKIVQGHARFRDGKTIVVETETGPKTIKAETVVIATGSAPVALPSLPFGGNVISSTGALSLTNVPKSLVVVGGGYIGLELGTAFAKLGSKVAVVEAQDRILPLYDAELTAPVATRLAALGVEVLTGARALGPTARGDGLRVETADGQERSLPADNILVTVGRQPVTADLGLEQLVLDMDDRFIRIGQRCETSMRGIYAIGDVTGEPMLAHRAMAQGEMVAEIAAGLPRAWDERCVPAICFTDPEIVSVGLSPNEARRGGLNVKVGQFPFAASGRAMTRHGEIGFVRVVARADNQRVLGIQAVGQGVSELAAAFGLAIEMGAVLQDIAGTIHAHPTLGEAIQEAAFKALGHAIHI; translated from the coding sequence ATGACCGAGATCACCTGTCAGCTTGTCGTGATCGGCGCCGGGCCGGGCGGCTATGTATGCGCGATCCGCGCCGGCCAGCTCGGCCTCGACACCGTCCTCGTCGAACGCGGCAAGCTGGGTGGCAGCTGTCTCAATGTCGGCTGCATTCCATCAAAGGCCATGATCCATGTCGCCGAGGAGTTCGAGAAACTGGTCCATGCCGCCAGCGGCAAGACGCCGTTCGGCCTGACGGCGGCACAGCCCGCGCTGGACTTGAAACAGGCGGTGGCCTGGAAAGACGGGATCGTTCAGCGGCTGAACAACGGCGTCGCTGCGCTGCTGCGCAAGGCCAGGGTCAAGATCGTTCAGGGCCACGCGCGCTTCCGCGACGGCAAGACGATCGTCGTCGAGACCGAGACCGGTCCGAAGACGATCAAGGCCGAGACGGTGGTGATCGCGACCGGATCGGCTCCGGTCGCACTGCCGTCGCTGCCGTTCGGCGGCAACGTCATCTCGTCGACCGGGGCGCTGTCGCTCACCAACGTGCCGAAGTCACTCGTCGTCGTCGGTGGCGGCTATATCGGGCTCGAACTGGGGACAGCGTTCGCCAAGCTCGGGAGCAAGGTCGCGGTCGTAGAGGCGCAGGACAGGATCCTGCCGCTCTACGATGCAGAGCTGACGGCCCCGGTCGCAACGCGCCTGGCCGCGCTCGGCGTCGAAGTGTTGACCGGCGCCCGTGCGCTCGGTCCGACCGCGCGAGGCGACGGCTTGCGTGTCGAGACGGCCGATGGCCAGGAGCGCAGCCTGCCGGCCGACAATATCCTGGTCACGGTTGGACGCCAACCAGTGACGGCTGACCTGGGCCTCGAGCAGCTCGTCCTCGACATGGATGACCGTTTCATCCGGATCGGCCAGCGCTGCGAGACCTCGATGCGCGGCATCTATGCGATCGGCGACGTCACGGGAGAGCCGATGCTGGCCCATCGCGCCATGGCGCAGGGCGAGATGGTGGCGGAAATTGCCGCCGGCCTGCCGCGGGCCTGGGACGAGCGCTGCGTCCCGGCAATATGCTTCACCGATCCGGAGATCGTCTCCGTCGGCCTGTCGCCGAACGAAGCGCGGCGGGGCGGGCTCAATGTCAAGGTGGGACAGTTTCCGTTTGCAGCCAGCGGCCGCGCGATGACGCGTCACGGCGAGATCGGTTTCGTCCGCGTCGTCGCCAGGGCCGACAATCAACGCGTCCTCGGGATCCAGGCCGTTGGACAGGGCGTCTCGGAACTCGCCGCCGCGTTCGGCCTCGCGATCGAAATGGGCGCGGTCTTGCAGGATATTGCCGGCACGATCCACGCGCATCCGACGCTGGGCGAGGCAATCCAGGAAGCCGCCTTCAAGGCCCTCGGGCACGCGATCCACATCTAG
- a CDS encoding formate dehydrogenase subunit gamma, protein MASFGRFIRLALGAWALLVLVAAAPASAQQVNPTASSVKEQQLLQELNRIQGRVSIPDQRSGVLEQPQGREWREFRDVTLRWIGGIAILGMIAAVVIFYLTVGMVRLQAGRSGRTIVRFNAFERFVHWLTATCFIVLAISGLNITFGRPLLLPLIGFEAFSEWSQWGKYAHNYLSFPFTLGVVLIFLMWIGGNIPNKVDVEWAKRGGGIIGHDHPPAYRFNGGQKMIYWIVVIGGALVAASGYALMFPFYGTGIEGMQMAQIVHSIVAVLFVAAMIGHIYIGTIGMEGAFEAMGSGEVDVNWAREHHSLWLDEQKARTGPNDGRPRPATAAAE, encoded by the coding sequence ATGGCATCGTTTGGAAGGTTCATTCGTCTGGCGTTGGGAGCTTGGGCGCTGCTTGTCCTGGTGGCGGCGGCGCCTGCGAGCGCTCAGCAAGTCAATCCGACCGCAAGCTCGGTCAAGGAGCAGCAGCTCCTGCAGGAGCTGAACCGGATCCAGGGACGCGTCAGCATTCCCGATCAGCGCTCCGGTGTTCTCGAGCAGCCGCAGGGGCGGGAATGGCGGGAATTCCGCGATGTGACGCTGCGTTGGATCGGCGGCATCGCCATCCTCGGGATGATCGCGGCCGTCGTGATCTTTTATCTCACCGTCGGGATGGTTCGCCTCCAGGCCGGACGGTCGGGCCGAACCATCGTGCGCTTCAACGCATTTGAGCGGTTCGTGCACTGGCTGACCGCGACCTGCTTCATCGTGCTGGCCATCTCCGGGCTCAACATCACGTTCGGTCGGCCGTTGCTGCTGCCCTTGATCGGCTTCGAGGCTTTCTCGGAATGGTCGCAATGGGGAAAGTACGCCCATAACTATCTGAGCTTCCCGTTCACCCTTGGCGTCGTCCTGATCTTCCTGATGTGGATCGGCGGCAATATCCCGAACAAGGTGGATGTCGAATGGGCCAAGCGCGGCGGCGGAATCATCGGGCATGATCATCCGCCGGCCTACCGCTTCAATGGCGGTCAGAAGATGATCTACTGGATCGTCGTGATCGGCGGCGCGCTCGTCGCGGCGAGCGGCTATGCGCTGATGTTCCCGTTCTACGGCACGGGAATCGAAGGCATGCAAATGGCCCAGATCGTTCACTCCATCGTCGCGGTGCTGTTCGTCGCGGCGATGATCGGGCACATCTATATCGGCACCATCGGAATGGAAGGTGCATTCGAGGCCATGGGCTCGGGCGAGGTCGACGTCAACTGGGCCCGCGAGCACCACAGCCTCTGGCTCGACGAGCAGAAGGCGCGAACGGGTCCGAACGACGGGCGGCCTCGACCGGCGACCGCGGCAGCCGAGTAG
- the acdA gene encoding 3-sulfinopropanoyl-CoA desulfinase — MELSSRQLALKERAAAFSNGLLRKRAAEIDQSREYPWDVVEALKAERFMGMTIPEEYGGQGQSFLDSVLVIEEMARACTVSARIVVEANMGAISTVMAYGTDAQRRRAADLVLSGDKPAICITEPEAGSDASGMKTRADKRGNRYVLNGRKHWITGAGVSRLHLIFARVFDEDGEELGVGGFLAVRGESEGLRMSKRETTMGLCGMPEGELVFEDLEITPDMVLLPPSGFKRGFADLINAYNSQRVGAGTVAMGIAAGALDHAVEWVKTREQFGRPIGEFQGLQWMLADMQTQLTASRLMLHAAAASRGPGGSAFPDPTLAAQAKIFASEAAIKIVNDALQMFGARGYSRDFPLERMARDVRMFTIGGGTAQVLRTLVASKVLGWKLPQTRH, encoded by the coding sequence ATGGAGCTTTCATCCCGGCAACTGGCCTTGAAGGAAAGGGCCGCCGCCTTCTCGAACGGGCTGCTGCGCAAACGTGCCGCCGAGATCGATCAATCGCGCGAGTATCCCTGGGATGTCGTCGAGGCGTTGAAAGCCGAACGCTTCATGGGCATGACCATCCCGGAAGAATATGGCGGACAGGGGCAGAGCTTCCTCGACTCGGTGCTGGTGATCGAGGAGATGGCGCGCGCCTGCACCGTCTCGGCGCGCATCGTCGTCGAGGCCAACATGGGTGCGATCTCGACCGTCATGGCCTACGGCACCGATGCGCAGCGCAGGCGCGCTGCCGATCTCGTCCTTTCGGGTGACAAGCCGGCCATCTGCATTACCGAGCCGGAGGCGGGCAGCGACGCGAGCGGCATGAAGACCCGGGCCGACAAGCGCGGCAATCGCTACGTGCTCAACGGCAGGAAGCATTGGATCACGGGTGCCGGTGTGTCGCGCCTGCATCTGATCTTCGCACGGGTGTTCGATGAGGACGGTGAGGAACTCGGCGTCGGCGGCTTCCTCGCCGTGCGCGGCGAGTCCGAAGGGCTGCGCATGAGCAAGCGCGAGACGACGATGGGCCTGTGCGGCATGCCCGAGGGCGAGCTCGTGTTCGAGGATCTGGAGATCACGCCGGACATGGTGCTGCTGCCTCCGTCGGGCTTCAAGCGCGGCTTTGCCGATCTCATCAACGCCTATAACAGCCAGCGTGTCGGTGCGGGCACCGTGGCGATGGGGATCGCCGCGGGCGCGCTGGATCACGCCGTCGAATGGGTCAAGACGCGCGAGCAGTTCGGGCGCCCGATCGGCGAATTCCAGGGCCTGCAATGGATGCTCGCCGACATGCAGACGCAGCTCACCGCGTCGCGCCTGATGCTGCATGCGGCCGCGGCATCGCGAGGCCCGGGCGGCAGCGCGTTTCCCGATCCGACCCTCGCGGCCCAGGCGAAGATCTTTGCGTCGGAGGCAGCGATCAAGATCGTCAACGACGCGCTTCAGATGTTCGGCGCCCGCGGCTATTCGCGCGACTTCCCGCTCGAGCGCATGGCGCGCGACGTGCGCATGTTCACCATCGGCGGCGGAACGGCCCAGGTGCTGCGCACGCTGGTCGCCAGCAAGGTGCTGGGCTGGAAGCTGCCGCAGACCCGTCATTGA
- a CDS encoding alpha-ketoacid dehydrogenase subunit beta yields MPRMTMIEAIRSALDVSMSRDDNVVVYGEDVGFFGGVFRCTQGLQQKYGVSRCFDAPISECGIVGTAVGMAAYGLRPCVELQFADYMYPAYDQIVSEAARLRYRSSGDFTCPLVIRMPTGGGIFGGQTHSQSPEALFTHVAGLKTVVPSNPHDAKGLLIAAIEDPDPVIFLEPKRLYNGPFDGHHDRPVTAWSKHELSEVPEGHYTTPLGKAVTRRQGEAVTILAYGTMVHVALAAVEETGIDAEVIDLRTLIPLDLETIATSVARTGRCIVLHEATLTSGFGAELAALVQEHCFYHLEAPVMRVTGWDTPYPHAQEWDYFPGPARLGRALRDVMEAS; encoded by the coding sequence ATGCCGCGCATGACGATGATCGAGGCGATCCGCTCCGCGCTCGACGTGTCGATGTCACGCGACGACAATGTCGTCGTGTACGGGGAGGATGTCGGCTTTTTCGGCGGCGTGTTCCGCTGCACGCAGGGACTTCAGCAGAAATACGGCGTCTCGCGCTGCTTCGATGCGCCGATCAGCGAGTGCGGCATCGTCGGCACGGCGGTCGGCATGGCCGCTTACGGCTTGCGGCCGTGCGTGGAGCTTCAGTTCGCCGACTACATGTATCCGGCCTACGACCAGATCGTCTCGGAGGCCGCACGTCTGCGCTACCGCTCGTCCGGCGACTTCACCTGCCCTCTCGTCATCCGCATGCCGACCGGCGGCGGCATTTTCGGAGGGCAGACGCATAGCCAAAGTCCTGAGGCACTGTTCACCCATGTCGCCGGACTGAAGACCGTGGTGCCGTCCAACCCGCACGATGCAAAGGGCCTCCTGATCGCGGCGATCGAGGATCCGGATCCCGTGATCTTCCTGGAGCCGAAGCGGCTCTATAACGGCCCTTTCGACGGCCACCATGATCGTCCGGTCACCGCCTGGTCCAAGCATGAGCTTTCCGAGGTGCCGGAGGGGCACTACACGACGCCGCTCGGCAAGGCCGTGACGCGGCGCCAGGGCGAGGCCGTCACCATCCTCGCTTACGGCACCATGGTCCACGTCGCACTGGCCGCGGTCGAGGAGACCGGGATCGACGCCGAGGTGATCGATTTGCGCACGCTGATTCCGCTCGATCTCGAGACGATCGCCACCTCCGTCGCCCGGACCGGCCGCTGCATCGTGCTGCATGAGGCAACTTTGACGTCCGGCTTCGGCGCGGAGCTGGCCGCGCTCGTGCAGGAGCACTGCTTCTATCACCTCGAGGCGCCGGTGATGCGTGTCACCGGGTGGGACACGCCCTACCCGCATGCGCAGGAATGGGACTACTTCCCCGGTCCCGCGCGGCTTGGGCGCGCCCTGCGCGACGTGATGGAGGCATCCTGA
- a CDS encoding dihydrolipoamide acetyltransferase family protein codes for MAEHTIKLPDVGEGIAEAELVELHVKEGDLVREDDLLATVMTDKASVEIPSPREGEVIWIGARIGDTVAIGSALVKLKVAGDDAPNAGDATPAEKPAASRATTKDQKTVVAPVASAPAAPRARRPFEDQPASSSSGHRAPGEKPTASPAVRLKAREAGIDLRQVRGTGPAGRITHEDIDAFLSHGPVPAHARGMSPRTDVTDVKVVGLRRRIAEKMSLSKSRIPHITIVEEVNVSPLEELRATLNKKPRPDRPKLTLLPFLMRAMVRALAEQPALNALYDDELGIIHQHAGVHIGIATQTQAGLVVPVVKHAEARDLRDCSIELDRLAQRARDGTATREELTGSTITITSLGALGGLVTTPVINHPEVAIVGVNKIAVRPVWDGTRFVPCKMMNLSSSFDHRVIDGWDAAIFVQRLKELLENPATIFVDP; via the coding sequence ATGGCCGAGCACACCATCAAGCTTCCCGATGTCGGGGAAGGCATCGCCGAAGCGGAGCTCGTCGAACTGCACGTCAAGGAAGGCGATCTCGTTCGCGAGGACGACCTGCTTGCCACCGTGATGACCGACAAGGCATCGGTCGAAATCCCCTCTCCGCGCGAGGGCGAGGTCATCTGGATCGGCGCCCGGATTGGCGACACGGTGGCGATCGGCTCGGCGCTCGTGAAGCTCAAGGTCGCCGGTGACGATGCCCCCAATGCCGGCGACGCGACGCCGGCCGAGAAACCCGCCGCCTCGCGGGCCACGACCAAGGACCAGAAGACGGTTGTGGCCCCTGTCGCTTCCGCGCCAGCCGCCCCCCGCGCCCGGCGTCCGTTCGAGGATCAACCGGCATCATCAAGTTCCGGCCATCGCGCGCCGGGCGAGAAGCCCACGGCTTCGCCCGCGGTACGCCTCAAAGCGCGCGAGGCCGGCATCGACCTGCGCCAGGTCCGCGGCACGGGCCCTGCCGGACGCATCACGCACGAAGACATCGATGCCTTCCTGTCACACGGGCCGGTGCCGGCCCATGCGCGCGGCATGAGCCCCAGGACCGATGTGACCGATGTGAAGGTGGTGGGCTTGCGGCGGCGCATCGCCGAGAAGATGTCGCTGTCGAAGTCGCGCATCCCGCACATCACCATCGTCGAGGAGGTCAACGTTTCTCCGCTGGAGGAATTGCGCGCGACATTGAACAAGAAGCCAAGGCCCGATCGTCCCAAGCTGACGTTGCTGCCCTTCCTGATGCGCGCCATGGTCAGGGCGCTTGCCGAGCAGCCCGCGCTCAACGCCCTTTACGACGACGAACTCGGAATCATCCATCAGCATGCCGGCGTGCATATCGGCATCGCCACGCAGACGCAGGCGGGCCTCGTCGTCCCGGTCGTGAAGCATGCGGAGGCTCGCGATCTCCGGGATTGCAGCATCGAGCTCGACCGTCTCGCGCAGCGCGCCCGCGACGGCACAGCGACACGCGAGGAGTTGACCGGTTCGACCATCACCATCACCTCACTCGGCGCGCTCGGCGGCCTCGTCACCACGCCGGTGATCAACCATCCCGAAGTCGCCATCGTCGGCGTCAACAAGATCGCGGTGCGCCCGGTCTGGGACGGCACGCGCTTCGTGCCATGCAAGATGATGAATCTCTCCTCCAGCTTCGACCACCGCGTCATCGACGGGTGGGACGCCGCAATCTTCGTGCAGCGGCTCAAGGAGCTGCTGGAGAATCCGGCGACGATCTTCGTCGATCCCTAG